A window of bacterium genomic DNA:
ATAACTCGCTCATCCTCTCTACAACCAAAGTTTTCTTACGAAGTAGGCAACGGCAAACCCGGTGCCGAAGATTGCCATCATGGTTACAAAACCAGCCGTAGATAGCACCGCCATTCCGCTAAGTGCCGCGCCACTGGTACAGCCTCTGGCGAATTGTGCGCCGATTCCAAAAAGCGCACCGCCAATCAAGGCAAAGATCCAACGGGTACGATTGGCGATCCTCGGACCCTTTTCGGTAACAATTTTTAACCGGTTACTCGCCAGTCCGGAGAGAAACCCACCAATGATCACGCCTGCGATTTCAAATACCAACCATGTTTTCAGGGGGGATTCTTTTCCTACTCCAACATAGCTATTGTAAAAGGAAGACGACTCGGCATGGCCAGGTGCAACAGCATCGACAGCAGTTACGACTACACTCTTGATTGCTCCACTTGCACCCAATCCTCGACCAGTTAGAAATATCGTCGCAAGGAGAACTAATCCAAGATAAAAACCTGCCAGATAGGGATTCATGTATTTCGTATTCATTGTCTTCTCACTTTACTTGATTAACCGAAGTACTGTTTTCGACTGTCGGCTCAGTATCCTCGTTGGGTAATTCTTCAAAACCGGTAATCATAGCACGCAGATTTGATGTGATTGTATGTCCGGTTGTCATCAAATAGATGTGTGCAATGAAAAACGCGACAAGAAAGTACGCACCGGCGACATGAGCGAGTGCAATAAACGACAAGCTTTGGATACTAAGAGTTACAACCTCGTGTTGTTGCGGATAACGATAGAACATGAAGAGCAATCCTGATAGTACCATCACAGGTAAAACTTGGATCTTCAGGGCTAAGTAAACGATCTTCTGCAAAGGATTCAGTTTGCTGATCTTTGTCTTTCTCGTCGGATGAGGCGCATTGTGAAAAATACCAACGAGATAGTATTCCGCTTGTTTCCGCAAATTTTGGCGAGTTGGTAAGTACTGCTTCCATTCACCGGTCGTGATATGCCAGAAGATTGTGAACACGATGAGAACGATGAATAGAATCGCAGCGATATTGTGATACTGCACAGCTTGTTCAAATCCGAAGAAACCGAAGGTGCCGTGAATCTCAAATCCGGTCATTCCGAGGAAGATAATGAGAATGGCTTGCATCCAGTGCCAGAACCGCTCGTAACTTCGGTACACATATTCCATTTTCATCACTTGCCTCCTTTCACTTTTCGGTGCATGTACCACCGAATACTGCCATGAACGATAACACCCATCAGTGTAAACAGTATCGATAACTTACCAATCCGCTCTATCCATGGATTGTAGTCTCGCCCCGGCAAATAGAAATCCGTCAAACCCGCCAGTCGTCCATTATCACGGGTATGGCAATCGATACACTGTACCGTTTGCTTAGCGGGTGAGACCATGTGATTGATTGGCCAATACATCTCAGTATTGATGAATCCAAACTGTCCGCTATAGGGGAGATTTATTTCTTTCATCCCGGCAGTTATCGCTTTCGGCCAATCGAACTCTGCCCAGTAACCACTGTCGCCGGGCGTTGATGAGTATGTTTTCGGTTGTATCAAATACTTATTCTGAGTGTCGTAGAGTTGCTTTGCGCGATGAACTTTCACTGGGTAGATTTTGGCATCGGGGTCGTCATAACTACCGAACAACTCGTTCATCTTCACAGGTTTAGTGGTATCTACCTGATCTCCCAAGAGATAGTGCGATGCGGTTCCATTGAACCAGTAGTACTCTGGCGTAACATTTTTGCCCCACCGAAACGAACCTTTGATCGACATGTACACATCGCTTCCTGTCGAATCGGTTTCTTCATAAGGTTCACCATTTCTAAGTTTCCCCGCTGTCGACCAATCCCAATGAAGTTTGGTCGGATTCACCTTTGCGTAAACCGGAATGTGGCAGGTTTGGCAGGCAATTTTCACGGTGTGTTGGTTAAGGATTTTATCGGTATGTGGTAGCGCAGAGTGGCATTGTTCGCAAGTGACCCGGTTGCGGTTCATGGAAGAAAGTGAGTAGGACTTCCCCAAAATCTGGTGCTGATCGGCGGTATGACAATCGACGCACTGCAGGTTGGATTTTTCTGACGCCATGTGAACATCCACGGAATGCTCTGGATCGAACATCGATTCTTCTAAATCGCCGTGTTTCACATTGTTGCCGCCACCGCCGTAGAAATGGCAAGTCCCGCAGTTGGTTCGCTGTGGCATTCCCACTTGCTGTGCGACTTTCGTGAGATTGACAGATGAATCCGGCATTCCCGCCCCGCCGGTTTTCTTGAGGTAGGTATTCGAGTTGTCGTGACAACTGATACAGTCGACATTAAGTGAATCGTGAAAATCAAACGAGTTGTTTGCATAGCCATAACCGATGTGGCATTTGTTGCAGCTTGGCTGGTTTCCGGAGATTCCAATGCAGAAATTGTTCAGAATGTTCTTCTTACCAACTGATCGAATCCCTTTGTTGGGAATGTACTCCAACCGTTCCCAATTCCAGTGCGAGGACTTCATCACCTCAGCTGCGCGACCGTCATGGCAAGAAATACAGGCGGCAGTAACATCTTGGGGTCGTTTGAAATCTTTCTTTAGGACATCAAACTTCGAGTGATCGACCACAGCTTTGCTCTTCTTGTGGAACTTTTCACGTAGTAGAGCAAGCGGAGTACTTTCTTCACTTTTCTTGGGAAGGGTTGTTACTACCAGTCCCGTTAGAATGGCTAATGCAATCACAACTAAAAAGATCCGCTTCATACCGATGCGTCCTTTGCTTGGTTTTCAAGTGGTATTGGGTTGTTAATGCCAGCGTTTAAGCGATCTCGTATGAGATGCTTGATCTCGCTGCAATTATTCGACATTAGATAGATTTCACAAGTTTGGCAGTCCCGGTCAGCACATACATTAGATTGATGCTTGTAGGTCCAACATCCAGCATCGTTTCGTTCATAAGAAGGACACTGAATTCTTTGCTCCATCGGACAATTGACATGAATCCAGCACGGAATCATCGCGTGAATTTTCCGAATCCCTTCGATGGAGATTTTCTCTTCAGTAATAGCGTGGCGGATGCATTTCAGACGCTCAACATCAGCGACTGAATAGAGCCGTTGATTTCCAGTGCTTTTCTTGATAATGATGAGTCCGCGCTGTTCGTAAAGACGTAAGGTTTGCACCGATACCTTCAGTATCCGTGCAACTGTTCCAACAGTAAACACTGGTAGTAATGGATCATCAGTGGGAGTAGGTTTAGACATTGCAGTGCTCGGATTACTTTGGTGGAAGGTCTACTATAAGTTGATTTAAATCGTTGACAAACTGCTCGATTTCTTTCTTGTGAAACCCTTTTTGCCGAGCAGCTTCACCAAGTGTACCCCAAATCGGGTCGCCACAAGCGATGCACTTGATGTGGTGTTTCATCAGATAGGATACCGCTTCGGGAAGCTCCGTTACGAGTTCTTCGATGGATGTGTTTTCTGTGACAACCATGTTATCTCACTTGGATTGAGTAATGGCTAATAATGCAACTTGGAAAGTTGTAACACACTCTGTGAAGTTTGCAGTATCGAATGGCAAGAATTCTAATGACCAACAAATCCCGGAAAAATCGGATTGTGATTAACAGTAAGTCGTTCCATCGGACATTGCCCTGGACAATTCGACAAATGTTTCGTCAGCCTTTTCTCATCCTTGAGTGTAATGACCAGCCAAGAGTGAATGATTACCTACAGTAAAGATAGTTAGCATAGCTGCTAAATGCAAATGTAGGATAATGAGTTTAGAATCACTTAGCAATAACTTTGTCACTTTGATCACAAAAGGTTGGGAAGAGCGCTCTCGCAAAGACAAAGAGAATGATTTAATCAAAGGACTCGACAAGACGTGTATTGAAATTTAGTAAGGTGACGTTTGATTTATTGTTGCGTAAGCAGAACATACTGCTCAATCTTGCATCTACCGATGGGTTGATCGAATAGGTTGATTGGTAAGATTGGTCTTCAGATGAAGCGGTGATACCGACTGAGTGTTAGTGGCAGAATGTATTTTTTATTTGCGTAGTCATAAGGCTGATCGTTACGTAAAGTGCTTTGGCACACATAAAAAAAGAGATGGTTTTGTAGAAATTGCTTTGCTCTCACCCAAACTCTTTGTATCATATAATCATAAACTTGTATTCAGTGATTGTTTGCAACTTGACTTGCCCATGAGTGAAATCAAGCACACTGGGATTAATACTTGCTCTGTATCGGTTAGAACTTTTTCTTCGGTGGAAAGACGAGATATGGTTCGTAAACGCATTGGAGTAGAGGTCTGTTCAAGCACTTTTCACTTTGATGCTTTATTGCATCAACATGAGTATATAATTGCCGGTCGTTGCAGTATGCAACAGTACAATTATTTGAGTTATCGCATGTCCAGTTCCCGACCGAACTGGACATTTTTGTTTTGACAAATCGTCGAATCGATTCTACTTAATACAAGTGTATCGATTGACACCAAGGTAGTAATCAAGAACAACCGTTACCTGCAAGAGGCCAACAATGAAGAAGTATCATCATTTATTGCTCGTCTGTTTGGTCGTTTTTATTGGCACTGCTTACGCTTCGAGCGAATTCTCACCTTCACAGATTACGATTAAGCTCACATCGGATTTCTCGGTATCCGTGAATCGTAACATCGATGGCAAAATCATGGAGCAAAGCGGTTCCTATACGCTTGATTCATACCTTCGGTCAATCGATGTATCAGAACTAACTCCACTCTTTACTTTTGACCCGGTTTCTTTGCGAAATCCCTACTTCAAGTCACTGGGAATGGATCGCTTTTACTTGTTAAATCTTTCACAACAACAGCAAGCCAATCTCCCCAGAATTATGAAAGAGCTATCGGATTTGAAGGAGATTGAGCTTGTCGAGCGAGTCAGTCTCCACCATGCCGACTACACCCCCAACGACTGGGGATTGAGCAGCCGAAACATGTACTTTCTTGACTCTTGTCGTGTAAGACAAGCGTGGGATAGCTATTCGGGAAGTTCCTCGATCCTTGCTGTAACCATTGATACTGGTGTGAACTATCTTCATGAGGATCTGCAAGGAAACATTGCCGTCAATACCGCCGAAGATATCAATCACGATGGCAGGTATACTACAGCGGACAACAATGGCATAGATGACGATAACAATGGATTTATCGACGATGTCATCGGATGGGATTTTGTCAGTTGTGGTGATTTAGGGAGTGAGGAAGATTATGGTCCCCGTGATAACGACCCATGGGATATGCAAGGTCATGGCACCCATGTCGCCGGTTCGATTGCCGCTGTAACAAACAATGGACGTGGCGTACCGGCTGCCAGTAGAAATATTCGAACGCTTGCTGTGCGTGCCGGTTTTAGATACTGGGGGGGGGGGGGTGGGTTTTCAGTAGATTTCATCCCAGCCGTCCAGTATGCGGTGAATCGCGGTGCGAGAGTTATCAGTATCAGTTTCGGCGGTACTGAATATGAAAGCGGCTACCAGACGGCAATCGATTATGCACGGGCGAACAACTGCCTTGTCTTCGCTTCTGCCGGCAATGAAAGTTACAGCATCCTAACTTATCCCGCGGCTTACAATGGTGTGATGTCTGTCGCTGCTTTGGGAACCGGAAATGTGAAAGCTGGATTTTCCAATTTTGGCGATTGGGTCGATATCAGCGCACCGGGAGTAGATGTTTGGTCCACCATCATAGGCGATGGTAACAATCGATATGGTCAAAAGAGTGGAACCTCAATGTCTAGTCCTACTGCCGCATCGGTTGCAGCATTAGCGCTATCAAACCACCCTACTTGGACCGACGACGGATTAGAGATGGCAATTGCTTTGACTGCAAGGTCTATCAACCAGCAGAATCCAAACTACGTTAATCTGTTAGGGAGTGGAATAATCGACGCAAATGCGTTATGTCGATACTCCGGAGGCAATATTGGAATCACCTTCCCTCGTGGAGGAGATTACGTTCAGATCGGGTCACCAACTGAAATTACTTGGCAAACTGTAAACGTTTCCGGGAACCTCGCAATTGATTTGATGCGAAATTATCCGAATGGAACCTGGTACAATCTTGTTGCAGAGACCCAGAATGATGGTAGTTACAATTGGACTCCCGCTGGAATTGATGACGCTCATGCTCGAATCCGAATACGAACGGTTACGAACATTCCATACTACTCCGTGATCTCTCAAGAAGACTTCGAACTTTTCTCAACACAAATCGAAGTTACAACACCCGCTGGCGGTGAGGTTTATCAGAACGGACTCCCTACAACGATACAATGGACAGCTCATCCTTCGGTGTCCCGTGTAAAAATTGAATTGCTACGATCTTATCCTAACCTAACCAATCCGATTACCATTGCATCTTCGGTGAATAATACCGGATCCTTTACTTGGAACGTTGTAACATCGGCGACCTACACTACCTGTCGCATCCGGATTACGGATGTAGATGATTCTCGTCAGTATGACGTTTCTGATGGCAACTTTACCATTGCTTATAACCCTCCCTCACAACTGACCTTACTTACACCGAACGGTGGGGAGCGCCTATTAGTTGGAAGCACCTTTCCGATAACGTGGAGTACCGGTTTTACGGGAAGTGTGGTCGTGGAAATGAAATCAGATTATCCGAATGGCACTTGGCAACCAAGGAATTCTGTACCGCTCGCTTCGGGACGCTATGATTGGATTGTTCCTGCTACTTTAACGAATAATGCCCGCATTCGACTTCGCGCGTATCCAAATGGCGTTTTTGGTACGCACCTGGATTCTTCTGATGCCAACTTTTCTATCGTACAACCGAGCGTTTGGGTTATCTCGCCAAGCGGAGGTGAGGAACTGCTCGTAGGTGATGGCGCATTGGTGCGGTGGGGTCATTCTGAGGTTACGGGTAATGTTGTGGTCGAGTTAAATCGTAGGTATCCGAGCAGTGACTGGAGCAGTTTAGGCACGGCGAATGTGTCAACCGGTTACCTTGAATACACCGTAACTGGACCGGCAACATCCATTGCTCGCATTCGCGTCCGTACCGAATCGGGCGACATTTCGAGTGTTAGTGAAGAGGATTTTTCAATACTACAACCTTCAATAAGCCTGTCCTCGCCCAATGGAGGAGAAGTATGGACTTTTGGAGCGAATCAAACCATTTCATGGAGTTCCTCTCATATTAGTGGCGGGGTGTCGATTGCAATAAACCGAAGTTATCCTTCTTCGGCATGGACCGTGCTCAGCGAAACGAATAATACGGGAAGTTTTAATTGGTTGGTAACATCTCCCGGTAGTAGTAATACCAGAATACGGGTTGTATCTCTAAGCAACCCGTCAATCGGTGATACCTCGGCGGCAGATTTCCAGATTACATCGCCGTCAATTTCGATTACCAATCCCAATTACAGTTTAAATCGGCAAATCGGACAGGGCCAGATGATTGAATGGATATCATCTCAGATTAGTGGCAATGTCAATATTGAATTGAACCGGGATTATCCAAATGGCGATTGGGTCGCTCTCTTCGCCGATACGCCAAACGATGGTTACGAAGTGTGGGTCGCAACTCCACCGCTAACAACAAACGCTCGCTTACGGGTGAGAACTGCCAACATGGTTCCCTCATACTCCGATGTAAATGATGCCAACTTCTCGATTACCGCCAGTTCTACATTGGAAGAGTATTTTGAGAACACTTTCCCCCCTACAAATTGGTCAAACATCGGTCGATGGGCACAATACCTCTACAACGGCAATCAATCTGCTCGATTGAATTACTATAGTTTACCCAATACCGGATCACGTGACACGCTTGTTACGCAGCTGCTTGATCTTGCCGGAATGGGTTCAGCGACACTTACTTTTAGTACCAGCTATGCGCTTTACGCAAGTAGTTACGATTCGCTATATCTACTGGCGAAAAACTCAAATGGTTCGTGGACTTCGCTGTGGCGTTCCGGTGGTGTTAATCTGGCAAATCGACCAGCGGGAACGCGAGACCCCACTGCATGGCGCAGAAACAGTGTGATTGTGCCATCCTCGAACCTCTTCGCTGGAACACAATTCGCTTTTGTCGGATACAATGCGTATGGCGACAATCTCTTTCTTGATTCTGTGAAAATTGGACAGACTGCTCCGGGGATCGCAGTGAATTTCCCCAATGGAAGCGAACAGTGGGCTACCGGATCGAGTCAATCGATACAGTGGTCATCCTACAACGTTACAGGCAATGTTGCGATTGATTTGAATCGAAATTATCCATCGAGTACTTGGTCGACGATTTTCGCTAATACAGCCAATGATGGACAGGAAAACTGGACTGTAACGGCACCGGTTTCTTCAAATGCACGAATTCGTGTCCGTTCGCTAAGTATGACTCCGCAAGTTGTGGATACGAGCAACAACAACTTTTCGATCTTTGCGCCTTATGTCGTTCTGAGTGCTCCGGGTTATGGCGATAATTGGACGATTGGCACAACTCAGTGGATATCGTGGGAATCCGCAAACATTACTGGTAATTTGATCCTCGAAATTAACCGCAACTACCCATCAGGTGATTGGGTTGTGATTGCCAATGACGTTGTCAATGATAGGGTCGAGAGTTGGGTGGTTACTGGTCCAGCAACTTCCAACGCAAGAATTCGGGTGCGGACGATGGGTATGGTACCGGAGTTATCCAGTGTATCCAGTAGTGATTTTCAAATCCTCAATCCCGTTCCCAGTCTGCAGTTAACTTCGCCGATGGGCGGAGAGATGATGCAGATCGGTTCACGACGTATACTAACTTGGAACCACCAACTCATCACCGGCAACATTTCTATTGAAATTGATCGCAATTTTCCATCGAATACGTGGGTTCCGGTTGTATATAACTCACCTTGCGATGGCAATGAGCCGTGGACAGTAACTGGGCCAATTACCAACAATGCGCGGTTTCGGATTCGCACATTGACAATGAATCCGGAAATTGTACAGTATGCTTCGATGGATGTCATGTTGACAGAATCGCCATCCTATTACAGTTACATGGGGATGCCTCAACCGATTGTCGACTACACAGTATCATCCATTTCGATAACGGTACCGGAAACCCTTTATGTTGGTGATATCAATTGTATGATCGATATCTCGCATAGTTATGATGGTGACTTGGTAATCCGGCTGAATAGTCCAATTGGAACATCGGTACTACTCTGTAACCGGCGTGGTGGTGGCGGTGATAATTTTGTGACAACGAATTTTGATGACGAGGCGACAACTCCTATCACAAGCGGCAGCGCACCATTTTTTGGAAGTTTCCGTCCTGAGCAAACGTTGTCGTACTTCGACGGCATTAATGCCCAAGGAGTATGGACTCTATCGGTCGAGGATATGGCTGGTGGTGATGCCGGAAGTATCAGTGGGATGTCACTAACAATTTCCGGAACATCGGTCTATCCGATCCAGGGAACTGTGTCTGGTGCTCTTCAGGGTGAATTGATCGATTCGGCACGGGTTCAAATTGGCAACGCGGTTTCCTGGACAAACACCAGTGGTTATTACTCAACCCAGACGATACCCGGAACCTTTGATGTTACCACGACCCGTGATGGCTGGAATACCTATCACGGGACTCTCACGTTAACGACTGTTCCATTGGATTACCTGATTGCGATGGCGAAACCGGATGTCGTCGTTTCTCCGAATCCGGTTCGGATGTTTGCTGTGGTTCCCGATTCTGTTACAACGAACATTCAGGTTCTCAATAATGGTGATGGCAACATGTACTGGAATGCATCGGTAATTTCCACCGAGAGTGTTACCGCATGGGATACCGTTCGGATTTACAATCTGGAAAACATTACCCATAGAAACTACAATTTTGGCGTCGAGTTCGTGCAAGGTTACCTCTATCTTGCTGTAAACAACTTCTTCTTCCGGGTTAACGCGGCAACCGGTTTATTGGTGGACAGTATTCCC
This region includes:
- a CDS encoding YeeE/YedE family protein encodes the protein MNTKYMNPYLAGFYLGLVLLATIFLTGRGLGASGAIKSVVVTAVDAVAPGHAESSSFYNSYVGVGKESPLKTWLVFEIAGVIIGGFLSGLASNRLKIVTEKGPRIANRTRWIFALIGGALFGIGAQFARGCTSGAALSGMAVLSTAGFVTMMAIFGTGFAVAYFVRKLWL
- a CDS encoding cytochrome b/b6 domain-containing protein, giving the protein MKMEYVYRSYERFWHWMQAILIIFLGMTGFEIHGTFGFFGFEQAVQYHNIAAILFIVLIVFTIFWHITTGEWKQYLPTRQNLRKQAEYYLVGIFHNAPHPTRKTKISKLNPLQKIVYLALKIQVLPVMVLSGLLFMFYRYPQQHEVVTLSIQSLSFIALAHVAGAYFLVAFFIAHIYLMTTGHTITSNLRAMITGFEELPNEDTEPTVENSTSVNQVK
- a CDS encoding tetrathionate reductase family octaheme c-type cytochrome encodes the protein MKRIFLVVIALAILTGLVVTTLPKKSEESTPLALLREKFHKKSKAVVDHSKFDVLKKDFKRPQDVTAACISCHDGRAAEVMKSSHWNWERLEYIPNKGIRSVGKKNILNNFCIGISGNQPSCNKCHIGYGYANNSFDFHDSLNVDCISCHDNSNTYLKKTGGAGMPDSSVNLTKVAQQVGMPQRTNCGTCHFYGGGGNNVKHGDLEESMFDPEHSVDVHMASEKSNLQCVDCHTADQHQILGKSYSLSSMNRNRVTCEQCHSALPHTDKILNQHTVKIACQTCHIPVYAKVNPTKLHWDWSTAGKLRNGEPYEETDSTGSDVYMSIKGSFRWGKNVTPEYYWFNGTASHYLLGDQVDTTKPVKMNELFGSYDDPDAKIYPVKVHRAKQLYDTQNKYLIQPKTYSSTPGDSGYWAEFDWPKAITAGMKEINLPYSGQFGFINTEMYWPINHMVSPAKQTVQCIDCHTRDNGRLAGLTDFYLPGRDYNPWIERIGKLSILFTLMGVIVHGSIRWYMHRKVKGGK
- a CDS encoding MerR family transcriptional regulator, giving the protein MSKPTPTDDPLLPVFTVGTVARILKVSVQTLRLYEQRGLIIIKKSTGNQRLYSVADVERLKCIRHAITEEKISIEGIRKIHAMIPCWIHVNCPMEQRIQCPSYERNDAGCWTYKHQSNVCADRDCQTCEIYLMSNNCSEIKHLIRDRLNAGINNPIPLENQAKDASV
- a CDS encoding DUF1858 domain-containing protein yields the protein MVVTENTSIEELVTELPEAVSYLMKHHIKCIACGDPIWGTLGEAARQKGFHKKEIEQFVNDLNQLIVDLPPK
- a CDS encoding S8 family serine peptidase, translating into MKKYHHLLLVCLVVFIGTAYASSEFSPSQITIKLTSDFSVSVNRNIDGKIMEQSGSYTLDSYLRSIDVSELTPLFTFDPVSLRNPYFKSLGMDRFYLLNLSQQQQANLPRIMKELSDLKEIELVERVSLHHADYTPNDWGLSSRNMYFLDSCRVRQAWDSYSGSSSILAVTIDTGVNYLHEDLQGNIAVNTAEDINHDGRYTTADNNGIDDDNNGFIDDVIGWDFVSCGDLGSEEDYGPRDNDPWDMQGHGTHVAGSIAAVTNNGRGVPAASRNIRTLAVRAGFRYWGGGGGFSVDFIPAVQYAVNRGARVISISFGGTEYESGYQTAIDYARANNCLVFASAGNESYSILTYPAAYNGVMSVAALGTGNVKAGFSNFGDWVDISAPGVDVWSTIIGDGNNRYGQKSGTSMSSPTAASVAALALSNHPTWTDDGLEMAIALTARSINQQNPNYVNLLGSGIIDANALCRYSGGNIGITFPRGGDYVQIGSPTEITWQTVNVSGNLAIDLMRNYPNGTWYNLVAETQNDGSYNWTPAGIDDAHARIRIRTVTNIPYYSVISQEDFELFSTQIEVTTPAGGEVYQNGLPTTIQWTAHPSVSRVKIELLRSYPNLTNPITIASSVNNTGSFTWNVVTSATYTTCRIRITDVDDSRQYDVSDGNFTIAYNPPSQLTLLTPNGGERLLVGSTFPITWSTGFTGSVVVEMKSDYPNGTWQPRNSVPLASGRYDWIVPATLTNNARIRLRAYPNGVFGTHLDSSDANFSIVQPSVWVISPSGGEELLVGDGALVRWGHSEVTGNVVVELNRRYPSSDWSSLGTANVSTGYLEYTVTGPATSIARIRVRTESGDISSVSEEDFSILQPSISLSSPNGGEVWTFGANQTISWSSSHISGGVSIAINRSYPSSAWTVLSETNNTGSFNWLVTSPGSSNTRIRVVSLSNPSIGDTSAADFQITSPSISITNPNYSLNRQIGQGQMIEWISSQISGNVNIELNRDYPNGDWVALFADTPNDGYEVWVATPPLTTNARLRVRTANMVPSYSDVNDANFSITASSTLEEYFENTFPPTNWSNIGRWAQYLYNGNQSARLNYYSLPNTGSRDTLVTQLLDLAGMGSATLTFSTSYALYASSYDSLYLLAKNSNGSWTSLWRSGGVNLANRPAGTRDPTAWRRNSVIVPSSNLFAGTQFAFVGYNAYGDNLFLDSVKIGQTAPGIAVNFPNGSEQWATGSSQSIQWSSYNVTGNVAIDLNRNYPSSTWSTIFANTANDGQENWTVTAPVSSNARIRVRSLSMTPQVVDTSNNNFSIFAPYVVLSAPGYGDNWTIGTTQWISWESANITGNLILEINRNYPSGDWVVIANDVVNDRVESWVVTGPATSNARIRVRTMGMVPELSSVSSSDFQILNPVPSLQLTSPMGGEMMQIGSRRILTWNHQLITGNISIEIDRNFPSNTWVPVVYNSPCDGNEPWTVTGPITNNARFRIRTLTMNPEIVQYASMDVMLTESPSYYSYMGMPQPIVDYTVSSISITVPETLYVGDINCMIDISHSYDGDLVIRLNSPIGTSVLLCNRRGGGGDNFVTTNFDDEATTPITSGSAPFFGSFRPEQTLSYFDGINAQGVWTLSVEDMAGGDAGSISGMSLTISGTSVYPIQGTVSGALQGELIDSARVQIGNAVSWTNTSGYYSTQTIPGTFDVTTTRDGWNTYHGTLTLTTVPLDYLIAMAKPDVVVSPNPVRMFAVVPDSVTTNIQVLNNGDGNMYWNASVISTESVTAWDTVRIYNLENITHRNYNFGVEFVQGYLYLAVNNFFFRVNAATGLLVDSIPIAGADPFSFSIRDMAYDGTYLYGSWDNLLRAFDPVSGNEITAANVNCAATGLTLHRGIAYDPEENVFYVGGYEGTTIFKVNRSGTILRQFNNITNVSGLTWWSSAPDGFRLYIQRQIAIGSGTQVQKLNPQTGQVVDVNQQLPFSFGNSGGGCFVSSDCTPGFWVYGSVVQGSPDRLLLMKLAASTSRWSLTPSFGTTSSSGVTAIAVSYEALLNDPVSTQNTTLQINWGASDYITQIPMSVEVGGVPFALSHPSGSEILYTGEPNTIQWSYFDTTRVRFLRIELNRSYPSDQWESLTESTPNNGGFSWVPEGDGSTTCRVRILNRDNANQADTSSNDFSILHSMVAITSPNGGESLPLNEPDTIRWVGTYPPGQLKIQLCRYYPNGVWETIDSAQHTETRKLWFPSGNVSISCRIRILHEEYPLICDTSDTDFSIIQPSLELIYPNGEEPIWVTDTINLRWSSYGVPGAKTLRINRNYPSGPWSDLMAGLHDTITSIDWVVTTPTSQNARFAIVSVVTPEFADTSNLDVAVKLRTIAVVSPNGGEILSGGMRDTIRWTTNYATRISVGYSLVGVNPGAVTMVPGGTDLFVSEGAGSLVWNVPEQSTTTGRIYIIDQSHNVSDWSDNNFTMQSITPTAPRWLSVIRNGNAINLNWEEVDSSTTGQPIAVTGYRIYSATTAPYESGSWTLLHTVTAPAVTTWIHSDALPSTLRFYQVRAYVQFESDSYESSQIRPRAIPTKR